A stretch of the Uranotaenia lowii strain MFRU-FL chromosome 3, ASM2978415v1, whole genome shotgun sequence genome encodes the following:
- the LOC129758812 gene encoding uncharacterized protein LOC129758812, protein MALNDIQAVGPVIQRDQFDLSLDFRGEDYVLSADITKMYRQILLHEDDTWAQCILYRFTPQEKVQTYRLKTVTYGEASSSFLACRALHQVGEEMKAVNPQIANIIQQCFYVDNLMVGAATVEELKEIKEKLERALLNRGFPLRKWASNNERILDGVSAEDREQTIQIGDREAIKTLGLHWSPKHDTFTFKAEGFKEEFKTMTKRGLASEILRLYDPLGLIQPVIVSAKILLQQLWKHQLNWDDEIPHEITSAWQNIKKELPKLQEMEFPRRAVPSKPHYLELHGFSDASTKAYGACIYMRHIDSEGNITTNLLCANSKEHCLWQSWVIVPRNFSENVYPKSIIGVTHKL, encoded by the coding sequence ATGGCGCTGAATGACATCCAGGCAGTTGGGCCGGTTATACAACGAGACCAGTTCGACCTGTCTCTAGACTTCCGCGGAGAAGATTACGTTCTCAGTGCAGACATCACCAAGATGTACAGGCAGATTCTGCTACACGAGGATGACACCTGGGCTCAGTGTATCCTATATAGGTTTACCCCACAGGAAAAGGTTCAAACCTACAGACTCAAGACGGTCACATACGGTGAAGCGTCTTCCTCCTTCCTGGCCTGCCGCGCGTTGCACCAGGTGGGAGAGGAAATGAAAGCGGTCAATCCGCAAATTGCCAACATTATACAACAATGCTTCTACGTGGACAACCTCATGGTGGGAGCAGCAACCGTAGAAGAGCTCAAAGAAATAAAGGAAAAGCTAGAAAGGGCGCTTTTGAACAGAGGTTTTCCATTAAGAAAATGGGCATCGAACAACGAAAGGATATTGGATGGGGTCTCAGCAGAGGATCGCGAACAAACTATCCAAATTGGAGATCGCGAAGCGATCAAAACACTCGGCTTACATTGGTCGCCGAAACACGATACCTTCACCTTCAAAGCGGAAGGTTTCAAAGAAGAGTTCAAAACTATGACTAAAAGGGGCTTGGCCTCGGAAATCCTTCGCCTTTACGACCCGCTGGGGTTGATACAACCCGTAATCGTGTCAGCCAAGATCCTGCTTCAACAGTTATGGAAGCATCAGTTAAACTGGGATGACGAAATCCCCCACGAAATCACATCGGCTTGGCAAAACATCAAGAaagaattgccaaaattgcagGAAATGGAATTTCCTAGAAGGGCGGTTCCGAGCAAACCGCATTATCTAGAGCTCCACGGCTTTTCGGACGCCTCAACCAAGGCTTATGGAGCATGCATCTACATGCGCCACATCGACTCAGAAGGAAACATTACCACGAACTTGCTTTGTGCGAACTCAAAGGAGCACTGCTTATGGCAGAGCTGGGTCATCGTGCCAAGAAACTTTTCGGAGAACGTATATCCAAAGAGTATTATTGGAGTGACTCACAAGTTGTAA
- the LOC129758823 gene encoding uncharacterized protein LOC129758823, which yields MRPRKTQQHMGQLPLARVNPSSAFTHTGVDLCGPFEVLLNYRTKSKTAAYACIFICFSTKAVHIEVVENQSSSAFIAALIRFTTVRGTPQKIYSDNGRNFVGASRELAELRKVYNNQIFQDKLVGLIAERGIEFSFIPPRSPNFGGLWESNIKTAKRLFTGAGRGAHFNMLELQTLFYQIAAIMNSRPLTATQTQPGSVEPLTPGHFLIGRPMTALPIPKQKINGSNLEVRWKRVQTQLDQFWDRWKNEYLHELRNYAKWTKRNPNVKVGQIVLIGDDNIPTAKWPMGIVTQTFTGIDGAVRVATIRTVSGTYTRNVRVLAPLPIETTESAINDTATTEVIKEASNEPTEMPQLNATEQVRAAEFEEDPPPRSTDSIWGGRLRPTGGRKMEVS from the coding sequence ATGAGGCCAAGGAAAACACAGCAACACATGGGCCAATTGCCATTAGCAAGGGTGAACCCCTCGTCAGCATTCACTCACACGGGAGTGGATCTCTGCGGACCTTTCGAGGTATTACTCAACTACAGGACGAAATCGAAGACGGCAGCATACGCCTGCATTTTCATATGCTTCTCAACGAAAGCAGTGCACATAGAAGTAGTCGAAAACCAATCGTCAAGTGCATTCATCGCCGCACTCATAAGATTCACCACTGTCCGAGGAACACCGCAAAAAATATACTCTGATAATGGGCGCAATTTCGTGGGCGCAAGCAGAGAACTTGCTGAATTGCGGAAAGTCTACAACAATCAAATATTTCAAGACAAGCTTGTTGGGTTGATTGCAGAGCGAGGAatagaattttcattcattcctcCAAGAAGTCCTAACTTCGGAGGGCTCTGGGAGTCAAACATAAAAACTGCCAAACGCCTGTTCACGGGAGCAGGACGAGGAGCACACTTCAACATGTTAGAGCTCCAAACACTCTTCTACCAGATCGCTGCTATAATGAATAGCAGGCCCTTAACGGCAACACAAACTCAACCAGGCTCGGTAGAACCACTGACGCCGGGCCATTTTTTGATTGGAAGGCCAATGACTGCATTGCCAATCCCCAAACAGAAAATTAATGGAAGTAACTTGGAAGTGCGCTGGAAACGTGTTCAGACGCAACTCGATCAATTTTGGGACAGATGGAAGAACGAATACCTCCATGAGCTGCGCAACTACGCAAAATGGACAAAAAGGAACCCCAACGTCAAGGTCGGGCAGATTGTACTCATAGGAGATGACAACATCCCGACTGCAAAGTGGCCTATGGGCATTGTAACGCAAACGTTCACTGGAATAGACGGAGCTGTACGTGTAGCAACGATACGCACGGTTTCAGGCACCTACACGCGCAATGTACGAGTTTTGGCACCACTGCCCATCGAAACAACTGAATCAGCAATCAATGATACAGCTACAACAGAAGTCATCAAGGAAGCAAGCAATGAGCCAACAGAAATGCCACAACTAAATGCAACAGAGCAAGTAAGAGCAGCTGAGTTTGAAGAGGATCCACCCCCAAGGTCTACTGATTCGATTTGGGGCGGCAGACTGCGCCCCACAGGGGGGAGAAAAATGGAAGTTTCATAA